The Polycladomyces subterraneus genome has a window encoding:
- a CDS encoding thiamine pyrophosphate-dependent dehydrogenase E1 component subunit alpha — MAVPLEKLKWIYEIMVKIRYYEETMVQVYAEGKQPVFNIGAGTVPGEMHLAAGQEPAAVGICAHLRREDTVTAPHRPHHHAIAKGVDLNRMTAEIFGKETGLGKGKGGHMHLFDPNVKFSCGGIIAAGMPHAAGAALAAKMKGKDWVAVAFIGEGAANAGAFHETLNLAALWKLPLIVVIEDNSYGISVPKSASTAVETNDKRGSAYGIPGYYVKDNDPIEMYRVSGEAVERARRGEGPTIIEIETYRYLGHFQGDPEVYRDQNEVPNLKEKDPIVRLKTHLLRENAATEKEIEEMEARARMEVDRAYEFARKSAYPKPEAALEDLFATSGIDG; from the coding sequence GCAGGTGTACGCAGAAGGAAAGCAACCTGTTTTTAATATCGGAGCCGGAACGGTGCCGGGAGAAATGCACCTAGCCGCTGGGCAGGAACCTGCTGCGGTGGGCATCTGCGCTCACTTGCGCCGGGAAGATACGGTGACGGCGCCGCACCGCCCGCACCATCACGCGATTGCGAAGGGAGTCGACCTAAACCGGATGACGGCGGAAATATTCGGAAAAGAAACTGGTCTTGGGAAGGGCAAGGGCGGACATATGCACCTGTTTGATCCCAATGTGAAATTTTCCTGCGGTGGCATTATTGCAGCTGGTATGCCGCATGCGGCTGGCGCTGCTTTGGCGGCGAAGATGAAAGGAAAAGATTGGGTGGCTGTGGCGTTCATCGGGGAAGGAGCGGCGAATGCAGGCGCTTTTCACGAAACGCTGAATCTGGCAGCACTATGGAAACTACCCCTGATCGTGGTGATCGAGGACAACTCATATGGCATTTCTGTCCCCAAATCAGCGTCAACGGCCGTCGAAACCAACGACAAACGGGGATCTGCTTATGGAATTCCGGGCTACTACGTAAAAGACAATGACCCGATTGAAATGTATCGCGTATCTGGCGAAGCAGTTGAGCGTGCCCGTAGGGGGGAAGGTCCGACCATCATCGAGATTGAAACGTATCGCTACCTGGGACATTTTCAGGGGGATCCGGAAGTCTATCGCGACCAGAACGAAGTACCCAACCTGAAGGAAAAAGATCCAATTGTGCGACTGAAGACCCATCTGCTACGGGAAAACGCGGCAACGGAGAAGGAAATTGAGGAAATGGAAGCCCGCGCAAGGATGGAAGTCGATCGGGCGTATGAGTTCGCGCGGAAAAGTGCGTATCCGAAACCGGAGGCAGCTTTGGAAGACCTGTTTGCGACGAGTGGCATCGACGGTTAA